In Bryobacteraceae bacterium, the following proteins share a genomic window:
- the trpS gene encoding tryptophan--tRNA ligase produces the protein MKSRVFSGVQPTGDLHIGNYLGAIKNFVRLQHDYECIFCVVDLHAITVYQKPEELRAKILEIAGLFLAAGIDPKVSSLIVQSSVPAHAELAWMLTCVTPIGWLHRMTQFKAKAEQWKQKMGSGQDDALASVGDGLLQYPVLMAADILLYNAAIVPVGDDQAQHLELTRDIAERFNTLYGDTFVVPATKLPSLGARVMGLDDPTKKMSKSATSAGHAIGLLDPPDVARKKIMRAVTDTEPGVNFSSPGPGVANLLGIFQAFSEWDNDRMRAHFEGMRYGDLKKQVAEMVLSHLEPFQQRYREITGDPAYLDGVLADGARRVAPIAGGTIRTVKGRMGLYAG, from the coding sequence ATGAAATCCAGAGTCTTCTCCGGCGTGCAGCCTACCGGCGATCTGCACATCGGCAACTATCTCGGCGCGATCAAGAACTTTGTCCGGCTGCAGCACGACTACGAATGCATCTTTTGCGTCGTGGATCTGCACGCCATCACCGTGTACCAGAAGCCGGAGGAATTGCGCGCGAAGATCCTCGAGATCGCGGGGTTGTTTCTGGCGGCCGGGATCGATCCGAAGGTTTCTTCACTGATCGTGCAGTCGAGCGTGCCGGCGCACGCGGAACTGGCGTGGATGCTCACCTGCGTCACGCCTATCGGCTGGCTCCACCGCATGACCCAGTTCAAGGCGAAGGCCGAACAGTGGAAGCAGAAAATGGGCTCCGGCCAGGACGACGCGCTGGCCAGCGTCGGCGACGGATTGCTGCAGTACCCGGTGCTGATGGCGGCCGACATCCTGCTCTACAACGCGGCGATCGTTCCGGTGGGGGACGACCAGGCGCAGCATCTCGAGCTGACGCGCGACATCGCGGAGCGCTTCAATACGCTCTATGGCGACACCTTCGTGGTGCCCGCGACGAAACTGCCGAGCCTGGGGGCGCGTGTGATGGGGCTCGACGATCCGACGAAGAAGATGAGCAAGTCCGCCACCAGCGCCGGCCACGCGATCGGACTGCTCGATCCGCCCGATGTGGCGCGCAAGAAGATCATGCGCGCGGTGACCGACACCGAACCGGGCGTCAACTTCTCCTCGCCCGGGCCCGGAGTGGCGAATCTTCTGGGTATCTTCCAGGCGTTTTCGGAATGGGACAACGATCGCATGCGCGCCCACTTCGAAGGCATGCGGTACGGCGACCTGAAGAAGCAGGTGGCCGAGATGGTGCTCTCGCACCTGGAGCCATTCCAACAGCGCTACCGTGAAATCACCGGCGACCCGGCGTATCTCGATGGCGTGCTCGCCGACGGCGCGCGCCGCGTGGCGCCGATCGCCGGGGGCACCATCCGCACCGTGAAGGGGCGCATGGGCCTCTATGCCGGATAG
- a CDS encoding HNH endonuclease: MAQFTRRTPPPGPFVNYQRFKSFLREDFRFQCAYCNITEAYRRGSDVFGVDHFRPRAHFPDLATTYSNLYYACNKCNSIKGSRFPTETMRNQGIGFVDPCAVNPHENDLREAADGKLEALTGSGTYTIAVIRLNRIECVTFRLQRRRTAARIAALRGEIEALDPHDRGTILALEALHAAEQEWEACFGSHPGME, encoded by the coding sequence ATGGCGCAATTCACACGCCGGACCCCACCCCCCGGACCTTTTGTCAACTACCAGCGATTTAAATCGTTCCTCCGGGAGGACTTCCGGTTTCAGTGCGCCTACTGTAACATCACCGAGGCTTACCGCCGCGGCAGCGATGTGTTCGGCGTGGACCATTTCCGGCCGCGCGCCCACTTTCCGGACCTCGCGACGACTTACTCGAACCTCTACTACGCCTGCAACAAGTGCAACTCGATCAAGGGCTCCCGCTTTCCCACCGAGACAATGCGGAACCAAGGCATCGGCTTCGTCGATCCCTGCGCCGTCAACCCCCACGAGAACGACCTCCGCGAGGCCGCCGATGGCAAGCTCGAGGCGCTAACCGGCTCCGGGACCTACACGATCGCCGTGATTCGCCTCAATCGCATCGAGTGCGTCACATTCCGGCTGCAGCGCCGCCGCACGGCCGCTCGAATTGCCGCCCTGCGCGGGGAGATCGAAGCGTTGGACCCGCACGATCGGGGGACTATTCTCGCCCTCGAAGCGCTCCACGCCGCCGAACAGGAATGGGAAGCCTGTTTCGGATCGCACCCCGGAATGGAGTAA
- a CDS encoding RsmD family RNA methyltransferase: protein MEPACPHFTRCGGCHYQHATPEYQGKQKLEILREVLRRVGKVEAPDGIRYLSGPAWEYRNRIQLHFDGQWMGYHEAGSHTVVGIEHCPVASPRLNESIAALRKMMGERRWPRFLRSMELFTNEEEVQVNVLDSGSKHLSHAFFEWCAESMPGALSAALEYPAAGETFRVSHKSFFQVNRFLVDQLVETAIGRVSGDRALDLYAGVGLFTIPLARRFPETVAVETVASAVTDLEHNAKRAGVTVSAVREGAERYLERVEQAPDLIVADPPRAGLGRGVTASLNRLQPQRLIIVSCDPSTLARDLAELTASGLRIESMTLLDMFPQTAHIETVTQLGPK from the coding sequence GTGGAACCCGCGTGCCCGCACTTCACACGCTGCGGCGGCTGCCACTATCAGCACGCCACGCCCGAGTATCAGGGCAAACAGAAGCTGGAGATTCTCCGCGAAGTGCTGCGGCGCGTCGGCAAAGTGGAAGCGCCGGACGGCATCCGGTACCTCTCCGGGCCGGCATGGGAATACCGCAACCGGATCCAGCTTCATTTCGACGGCCAGTGGATGGGCTATCACGAAGCCGGGTCGCATACCGTCGTCGGCATCGAGCATTGTCCGGTGGCGTCGCCGCGGCTCAACGAATCGATCGCCGCGCTGCGCAAGATGATGGGCGAGCGCCGATGGCCGCGGTTCCTGCGCTCGATGGAACTTTTCACCAACGAAGAAGAAGTGCAAGTGAACGTGCTGGACTCGGGCTCGAAGCACCTCAGCCACGCTTTCTTCGAGTGGTGCGCCGAGAGCATGCCCGGCGCGCTTTCGGCCGCACTCGAGTATCCGGCGGCGGGCGAAACCTTTCGCGTTAGCCACAAGTCGTTCTTCCAGGTGAACCGCTTTCTGGTGGACCAGCTCGTCGAAACCGCGATCGGCCGCGTCAGCGGGGACCGGGCGCTCGATCTCTACGCGGGCGTCGGCCTGTTCACCATTCCGCTCGCCCGGCGCTTCCCGGAAACCGTGGCCGTTGAAACCGTGGCCAGCGCCGTCACCGATCTCGAACACAACGCCAAACGGGCCGGCGTCACCGTGAGCGCGGTGCGCGAAGGCGCCGAACGTTATCTCGAGCGGGTAGAGCAGGCTCCCGACCTCATCGTGGCGGACCCGCCCCGCGCCGGCCTCGGCCGCGGCGTTACTGCGAGTTTGAACCGCCTTCAGCCGCAACGGCTCATCATTGTGAGTTGCGACCCGTCAACGCTCGCGCGCGACCTCGCCGAGCTCACCGCCTCCGGCCTTCGCATCGAATCGATGACTCTCCTCGACATGTTCCCCCAAACCGCTCACATCGAAACCGTCACGCAGTTGGGTCCAAAATAG
- the wrbA gene encoding NAD(P)H:quinone oxidoreductase has product MKVHVVFYSMYGHVYKMAEAIAEGARSAPGAEVSIFQVPELTPDAALERTGAKAARAAFSHIPVIQPDQLAEADAIIFGTPTRFGNMAAQMRNFLDQTGKLWMQGGLIGKVGSVFVSTATQHGGQESTILSFHTTLLHHGMVVVGVPYSEQRQMTLAEISGGSPYGATTIAAGDGSRQPSENELAIARFQGAHVARIAAKLARD; this is encoded by the coding sequence ATGAAAGTGCATGTCGTTTTCTACAGTATGTACGGCCATGTATACAAGATGGCCGAAGCCATAGCCGAAGGAGCCCGTTCCGCGCCCGGCGCCGAGGTCTCTATCTTTCAGGTGCCGGAACTGACGCCCGATGCGGCGCTGGAACGAACCGGCGCGAAGGCGGCGCGCGCGGCCTTCTCTCACATTCCGGTGATTCAACCCGATCAACTCGCCGAAGCCGACGCGATCATCTTCGGAACTCCGACACGATTCGGAAACATGGCGGCGCAGATGCGGAACTTCCTCGACCAGACCGGCAAGCTATGGATGCAGGGCGGGCTCATCGGCAAGGTGGGTAGCGTTTTCGTTTCGACGGCGACCCAGCACGGCGGACAGGAGTCCACGATTCTCAGCTTCCACACAACGCTACTCCATCACGGGATGGTGGTCGTGGGTGTGCCGTACTCCGAACAGCGGCAGATGACGCTCGCCGAGATCAGCGGCGGCAGCCCGTATGGCGCCACAACAATCGCGGCCGGCGACGGATCGCGCCAACCAAGCGAAAACGAGTTGGCCATCGCCCGGTTTCAGGGTGCGCACGTGGCCCGGATCGCGGCCAAACTGGCCAGGGACTGA
- a CDS encoding ribulokinase, translating into MAIVAGVDFGTLSVRVSLFSSERGRLGAGSAEYPLQRAQADPDQATQSHADHLSALETAFAAAFLDSGVDGASVEALAIDTTGSSVIVVDRNLEPLGDYYLWCDHRAWREAAEITAAAREAKLEAISWCGGTYSSEWGWAKVLHWLRHNPDRRGRMATALEHCDYIAAVLCGVRDPEAAPRSVCAMGHKWMYNAGLGGLPADEFLRSVDPLLAGVREKVTGRWGASDSIAGHLSGEWAKRLGLRPGIPIPTGALDAHWDAVGAGIRAGDIVNVIGTSTCIMAISERAVLIPGLSGVVQGSVHPKMAGYESGLSATGDLFDAIARRAGSTAGALAQGLESYRAGQTGLLRFAWDNGDRTVLVNPELGGMTLGWNLMHTAQDELFAAIEGTAFHTRVILERMAEHGVPVNRVINGGGIPRRNETLSRVYANVLGKPVLVPEGDVTSLGSAIFAFLAAGATPSVEAAQQALCPTYRTIEPDAESVRVYEGLYSLFRKVYFGMGASDLLPALRRSGR; encoded by the coding sequence ATGGCGATCGTAGCGGGGGTGGATTTCGGCACGCTCTCCGTGCGTGTATCTCTGTTTTCGAGCGAGCGCGGAAGGCTGGGGGCGGGCAGCGCTGAGTACCCGCTGCAGCGCGCGCAGGCCGATCCGGACCAGGCGACGCAGAGCCACGCGGATCATTTGTCGGCGCTTGAAACAGCGTTCGCCGCCGCGTTTCTCGATTCGGGCGTGGATGGTGCGAGCGTGGAAGCGCTGGCGATCGACACCACCGGATCCAGCGTGATCGTCGTTGACAGGAACCTCGAGCCGCTTGGCGACTACTACCTGTGGTGCGACCATCGCGCCTGGCGCGAAGCGGCTGAGATCACGGCCGCCGCGCGCGAGGCCAAGCTCGAGGCGATCTCCTGGTGCGGCGGCACATACTCTTCCGAGTGGGGCTGGGCGAAGGTGCTGCACTGGCTGCGGCACAATCCGGACCGGCGCGGGCGCATGGCTACGGCGCTCGAACACTGCGACTACATCGCGGCGGTGCTCTGCGGCGTGCGCGATCCGGAAGCGGCGCCGCGTTCGGTCTGCGCGATGGGGCACAAGTGGATGTACAACGCCGGGCTCGGCGGGTTGCCCGCGGACGAATTCCTGCGTTCCGTGGATCCTCTATTGGCTGGCGTGCGGGAGAAAGTCACGGGCCGGTGGGGGGCGTCCGATTCGATCGCGGGGCATTTGAGCGGGGAGTGGGCGAAGCGACTCGGGCTGCGCCCTGGAATTCCCATTCCCACCGGTGCGCTCGACGCGCATTGGGATGCGGTCGGCGCGGGGATTCGCGCCGGCGACATCGTGAACGTGATCGGCACGTCTACCTGCATCATGGCCATCTCTGAGCGCGCGGTGCTGATCCCCGGGCTCTCGGGAGTGGTGCAGGGCTCCGTGCATCCGAAGATGGCCGGGTACGAATCGGGACTCTCCGCGACCGGCGATCTCTTCGATGCGATCGCGCGGCGGGCGGGCTCAACGGCTGGCGCACTCGCCCAGGGACTCGAGTCCTATCGCGCCGGGCAGACCGGCCTCCTGCGCTTCGCCTGGGACAACGGCGACCGCACGGTGCTCGTGAACCCGGAACTTGGGGGGATGACGCTCGGCTGGAATCTCATGCACACGGCGCAGGATGAACTGTTCGCGGCTATCGAGGGTACGGCGTTTCACACGCGTGTAATTCTGGAACGGATGGCCGAGCACGGCGTGCCGGTGAATCGTGTGATCAATGGAGGGGGCATTCCACGGCGGAACGAGACTCTCAGTCGCGTTTATGCGAACGTGCTCGGGAAGCCGGTGCTCGTGCCCGAAGGTGACGTCACCAGTCTCGGCAGCGCGATCTTCGCCTTTCTTGCGGCCGGCGCCACGCCGTCTGTGGAAGCCGCGCAGCAGGCGCTTTGTCCGACGTACCGCACCATCGAGCCGGACGCGGAGTCCGTGCGGGTGTACGAAGGACTGTACTCGTTGTTTCGCAAAGTCTACTTCGGGATGGGTGCTTCCGACTTGCTCCCCGCATTGCGTCGTTCGGGAAGATAG
- a CDS encoding selenocysteine synthase: protein MSQRRRFLQSIASMPVIGGLMPASLAAAATKRDYFKELGVGTFINAAGTYTTLTASLMGQEVVDAIDYASKRYVRLIELHDAVGKRIAELTGAEAAMVSAGAASALTVGTAACMTGKNQQFIRALPDTTGMKTEVIIQKSHRYGYDHAVRNCGTKFVEVETAEELERAVNANTVMMLFFNANDTVGKINAEQFAALGKKHNIPTMSDAAADVPPVGNFEKYIKQGFDLLVFSGGKGIRGPQSAGLLLGRKDLIEAARLNTSPYSDSIGRGQKVNKEELLGMMIAVERFMKKDHAAEWKEWERRADKIMDSVRGISSVNTEIQVPPIANHVPHIHVTWDQSKVKITPREFVKAMREGDPAIECTPSPADRVILSVWMLEPGEAEIVARRAREILKKAAA, encoded by the coding sequence ATGTCCCAACGCCGCCGTTTTCTTCAGTCCATCGCCAGTATGCCGGTGATCGGCGGGCTGATGCCCGCATCGCTGGCCGCCGCCGCCACCAAGCGCGACTATTTCAAAGAGCTCGGAGTCGGCACGTTCATCAACGCCGCCGGCACCTATACGACGCTCACCGCGTCGCTCATGGGCCAGGAGGTCGTCGACGCGATCGACTACGCTTCGAAGCGCTACGTGCGGCTCATCGAACTGCACGACGCGGTGGGCAAGCGCATCGCCGAACTCACGGGCGCCGAAGCGGCCATGGTGAGCGCGGGCGCCGCCAGTGCGCTGACGGTGGGCACGGCCGCATGCATGACCGGCAAGAACCAGCAGTTCATCCGCGCTCTTCCCGACACCACCGGCATGAAGACCGAGGTGATCATCCAGAAGTCCCACCGCTACGGCTATGACCACGCGGTGCGCAACTGCGGGACCAAGTTCGTGGAGGTGGAGACGGCCGAGGAGCTCGAGCGCGCGGTCAACGCGAACACCGTGATGATGCTGTTCTTCAACGCGAACGACACGGTGGGCAAGATCAACGCCGAGCAGTTCGCCGCGCTCGGGAAGAAACACAACATCCCGACGATGAGCGACGCCGCGGCCGACGTGCCTCCGGTTGGGAACTTCGAGAAGTACATCAAACAGGGTTTCGACCTGCTTGTCTTTTCCGGCGGCAAGGGCATCCGCGGACCTCAGAGCGCCGGCCTGCTGCTGGGACGCAAGGACCTGATCGAGGCCGCGCGCCTGAACACGTCGCCCTACTCGGATTCGATCGGGCGCGGGCAGAAGGTGAACAAGGAAGAACTGCTCGGCATGATGATCGCCGTCGAACGGTTCATGAAGAAGGATCACGCCGCCGAGTGGAAAGAGTGGGAGCGGCGCGCTGACAAGATCATGGATTCGGTGCGCGGCATCTCGTCCGTGAACACTGAGATCCAGGTTCCGCCGATCGCCAACCACGTGCCGCACATTCATGTGACGTGGGATCAATCGAAAGTGAAGATCACGCCGCGTGAGTTCGTGAAGGCGATGCGCGAAGGCGATCCGGCGATCGAATGCACGCCGAGTCCGGCGGACCGCGTGATCCTCAGCGTTTGGATGCTCGAGCCGGGTGAAGCCGAAATCGTCGCCCGCCGCGCCCGCGAGATTCTGAAAAAGGCCGCTGCCTAG
- a CDS encoding dipeptidase, with product MRLALALLLGAVAFGQVSDRARRLHKDALVFDAHVHVVNRQFHDGSDIGQRLKGGQFDLVRAREGGVDALFFSLYVPEEYYPQRFETKHVLRLLDLAHRQVEANKDKIGIALSPADFDRLQRQGRMAAVLDLEGGFDLDGDLGVLRMLHRLGLRSLQLPAHNWANNFADSCCSKAPKWNGLNEHGRAVIREMNRLGMVINISHASDATVEQALAVSTAPIVATHHGMRALNDIPRTMPDGIMKKLAAKGGVIGFHIGNEFHRRKMFDWLTAKVGKTFWDTSAVGKESPATIADVDRHVAPKFPMMGSDAPDDLLMTPEEWIGVIERAISIVGEDHVMLGSDFDGGPTPPRGMHDVSDLPQLTEAMLRRGWSEARIRKFLGGNLLRVWREIDAAAKR from the coding sequence GTGCGTCTCGCCCTCGCCCTCCTGCTTGGCGCCGTCGCGTTCGGCCAGGTCTCCGATCGCGCCCGCCGCCTCCACAAAGACGCCCTCGTCTTCGATGCCCACGTTCACGTCGTCAACCGCCAGTTCCACGACGGCTCCGACATCGGCCAGCGACTGAAAGGCGGCCAGTTCGACCTCGTCCGTGCCCGCGAAGGCGGCGTCGACGCGCTGTTCTTCTCGCTCTACGTCCCCGAGGAATACTATCCGCAGCGCTTCGAAACCAAGCACGTCCTCCGCCTCCTCGACCTCGCCCACCGTCAGGTCGAAGCGAACAAGGACAAGATTGGCATCGCGCTCTCGCCCGCCGACTTCGACCGCCTCCAGCGCCAGGGCCGCATGGCCGCCGTGCTCGACCTCGAGGGCGGCTTCGATCTCGATGGCGACCTCGGCGTCCTCCGCATGCTGCACCGCCTCGGGCTTCGCTCCCTCCAGCTTCCCGCCCATAACTGGGCGAACAACTTCGCCGATTCCTGCTGCAGCAAGGCCCCGAAGTGGAACGGCCTCAACGAACACGGCCGCGCCGTGATCCGCGAGATGAACCGCCTCGGGATGGTGATCAACATCTCGCACGCCTCGGACGCCACCGTGGAACAGGCGCTCGCCGTCTCCACCGCCCCCATCGTCGCCACGCATCACGGCATGCGAGCGCTCAACGATATCCCGCGCACCATGCCCGACGGCATCATGAAGAAGCTCGCGGCAAAGGGCGGCGTCATTGGCTTCCACATCGGCAACGAGTTCCACCGCCGCAAGATGTTCGACTGGCTCACGGCCAAGGTGGGCAAGACGTTCTGGGATACGAGCGCCGTCGGCAAGGAAAGCCCGGCGACCATCGCGGACGTCGATCGCCACGTAGCGCCGAAGTTCCCCATGATGGGCTCCGATGCGCCCGACGATCTGCTGATGACGCCCGAGGAGTGGATCGGCGTCATCGAGCGCGCCATTTCCATCGTCGGCGAAGATCACGTGATGCTCGGCTCCGACTTCGACGGTGGACCCACGCCCCCGCGCGGCATGCACGACGTCTCGGACCTCCCGCAGCTCACCGAAGCCATGCTCCGCCGCGGCTGGAGCGAAGCGCGCATCCGCAAGTTCCTCGGCGGAAACCTTCTGCGCGTGTGGCGCGAGATCGACGCGGCCGCGAAGCGCTGA
- a CDS encoding MFS transporter yields MLRTLRRNEWAAICAGALAMVATLPGRTQGLGLITEPLLASFPVSRVGFAEINLWATLIGSLACLPAGRLADRFGPRAVAAVLSALLGATVLAMGVATAVTVLAVTVTLTRGLGQSALSVASLALVGKRFESRLAVAMGMFALLVAVGFIAAFPTLGSAILSRGWRPAWSALGWALIVAAPVLWLLGRGANEDQAADGPAAGGLTLGEALRGPAFWTFAVASSLFGLVYSGIALFNQSILEQRGFEAGVYHQVLVISTMVGLVANFAGGWAATRWPIQRLMGIGMAILAAALVALPLVATYSHVAAYGVAMGAAGGIVTVVFFTVWRQAYGGEHLGRIQGAAQMMTVLASAVGPLLLARTLERTGSYDSIFYLLAAAVALAGVGSWLVALPARPVANGVERLAPALES; encoded by the coding sequence ATGCTTCGCACTCTGCGCAGGAACGAATGGGCGGCGATCTGCGCCGGCGCGCTCGCGATGGTGGCGACCTTGCCGGGCCGCACGCAAGGGCTCGGGTTGATCACCGAGCCGCTGCTTGCCAGCTTTCCGGTGTCGCGCGTCGGGTTCGCGGAGATCAACCTGTGGGCGACTCTCATCGGGTCCTTGGCATGTTTGCCGGCGGGCAGGCTGGCGGACCGGTTCGGGCCGCGGGCCGTGGCGGCTGTGTTGTCGGCGCTTCTGGGCGCGACGGTGCTCGCGATGGGGGTAGCGACGGCAGTGACTGTCCTCGCCGTTACAGTGACGCTGACGCGCGGATTGGGACAGAGCGCGCTCTCGGTGGCGTCGCTGGCGCTGGTGGGGAAGCGGTTCGAGTCGCGGCTGGCGGTGGCGATGGGGATGTTCGCGCTGCTGGTGGCTGTGGGGTTCATCGCGGCTTTTCCGACGCTCGGTTCGGCGATTCTCTCGCGGGGATGGCGCCCGGCGTGGTCGGCGCTTGGGTGGGCGCTGATCGTGGCGGCTCCGGTGTTGTGGTTGCTGGGGCGCGGCGCGAACGAGGACCAGGCCGCGGACGGACCCGCCGCGGGCGGACTCACGCTCGGCGAAGCGCTCCGCGGACCGGCGTTCTGGACGTTCGCGGTTGCGAGTTCGCTATTCGGGCTGGTCTACTCGGGCATCGCGCTGTTCAACCAATCGATCCTCGAGCAGCGCGGGTTCGAGGCGGGTGTGTATCACCAGGTGCTGGTGATCAGCACGATGGTGGGGCTGGTGGCTAACTTCGCGGGCGGGTGGGCGGCGACGCGCTGGCCGATCCAGCGGCTGATGGGCATCGGCATGGCGATCCTGGCGGCGGCGCTGGTGGCGCTCCCGTTGGTGGCGACCTACTCGCACGTGGCGGCGTACGGCGTGGCGATGGGGGCGGCGGGGGGCATCGTGACGGTGGTGTTCTTCACCGTGTGGCGGCAAGCCTACGGCGGCGAGCACCTAGGGCGGATTCAGGGAGCGGCGCAGATGATGACCGTGCTGGCGTCGGCGGTGGGGCCGCTGCTGTTGGCGCGGACGCTGGAGCGGACGGGTTCGTACGACTCGATCTTCTACCTGTTGGCGGCGGCGGTGGCGCTGGCGGGTGTGGGGTCGTGGCTGGTGGCATTACCGGCGCGCCCGGTGGCGAATGGTGTAGAGCGGCTGGCGCCGGCTTTGGAATCGTAG
- a CDS encoding YdcH family protein: MATSHQKGGNTRMELTNEMELKAHLIETDPSFRALSEEHTAYDRQLVELENKDHLTDDEQMEEVRLKKLKLHAKDQMRAIMAQRMATTS, translated from the coding sequence GTGGCGACCTCACATCAAAAGGGAGGCAACACGAGAATGGAGTTGACCAACGAAATGGAGTTGAAGGCGCATCTGATCGAGACAGATCCGAGTTTTCGCGCGCTGTCGGAAGAGCATACGGCGTATGACCGCCAGCTTGTGGAGTTGGAGAACAAAGACCACCTCACCGACGACGAGCAGATGGAAGAAGTCCGTCTGAAGAAGCTGAAGCTTCACGCGAAAGATCAGATGCGCGCGATCATGGCTCAGCGCATGGCGACTACGAGCTAG
- a CDS encoding GNAT family N-acetyltransferase, with protein sequence MKQVWFRLRGVNPAAVVTTFASGHAARVDAMRAEVRELLPKREHFDVTACEQGRSAWTIWRELRERFRGRRIGMAAVLFDGSPEHRPLRLAAFLLAPLRVLAYNARGERHHLHPRSPIASWLFWRGVPLDRIWIRPWFWPIGSDRSYEIGEVRVIEGRARSPLRAEASVLTPFFPYPLSHGGAVRMFNLLREAALDYDITLFSFVERETEADFSELQKFCARLVLAPKPRYREPRWATLRPPEVGEYRSGEMRRALRRHRTKLLQVEYTQLAQYGGEILVEHDVTFDLYGQIWRREQTLAAWWDWWRWYVHEKIALVRKAAVVVMSEKDAVQVNHPRAAVIANGVDLERFRPSQEHPGARLLFIGSFRHFPNRVALRFLLEGVWPRIAEEFPEAELTVVAGPDAAMHWEDRELPRAERMRLLEYVADVRPLYEETNVVFVPTLVSAGTNIKVLEAMAMERAVVSTSSGCAGLGLTHGESVWIADGAGAFAEGTARLLRDPLLRRELAEEARFLAVERFSWRALGGRQRALWAEFARPPLRVRPAEDRDLPAIGAIQAASPEAAQWTPGEYLRYEAVVAEFEGEARGFAVRRETAPGEHELLNLAVAPEWRGRGVGRRLLEECVSRSAGEMFLEVRESNSRAIALYESYGFRRTGVRPAYYENPVEAGIVMRLRTC encoded by the coding sequence TTGAAGCAAGTTTGGTTCCGGTTGCGGGGCGTGAATCCGGCGGCGGTGGTGACGACGTTCGCTTCCGGCCACGCGGCGCGGGTGGACGCGATGCGCGCGGAGGTCCGCGAACTGCTTCCGAAGCGCGAGCATTTCGACGTGACGGCTTGCGAGCAGGGGCGTTCCGCGTGGACGATCTGGCGGGAACTGCGGGAGCGGTTTCGCGGACGGCGCATCGGGATGGCGGCGGTGCTGTTCGACGGGTCACCGGAGCATCGCCCGTTGCGGTTGGCGGCGTTTCTGCTGGCCCCGCTGCGAGTGCTCGCCTACAACGCGCGCGGCGAACGGCATCATCTGCATCCACGTTCGCCGATTGCTAGTTGGCTGTTCTGGCGCGGCGTGCCGTTGGACCGCATCTGGATACGCCCGTGGTTTTGGCCAATCGGGTCAGACCGGTCCTACGAAATCGGCGAGGTTCGAGTGATTGAGGGGCGGGCCCGTTCGCCGCTGCGGGCCGAGGCGAGCGTGCTGACGCCGTTCTTCCCGTATCCGCTCTCGCACGGCGGCGCGGTGCGTATGTTCAACCTCCTGCGGGAGGCGGCACTCGACTACGACATCACGCTGTTCTCGTTCGTCGAGCGCGAAACGGAGGCCGACTTCTCCGAGCTTCAGAAGTTCTGCGCGCGGCTGGTGCTGGCCCCGAAGCCGCGCTATCGGGAGCCGCGCTGGGCAACGCTGCGACCGCCCGAGGTGGGAGAGTACCGTTCCGGGGAGATGCGGCGGGCACTGCGGCGGCATCGCACGAAACTGCTGCAGGTGGAGTACACGCAACTTGCGCAGTACGGTGGAGAGATTCTTGTTGAGCACGATGTTACGTTCGATCTTTACGGTCAGATCTGGCGGCGCGAACAAACGCTCGCGGCGTGGTGGGACTGGTGGCGCTGGTACGTCCATGAAAAGATCGCGTTGGTGCGGAAGGCGGCGGTGGTGGTGATGTCGGAAAAGGACGCCGTGCAGGTAAACCATCCGCGGGCGGCGGTGATCGCCAACGGGGTGGACCTGGAGCGGTTCCGCCCGTCGCAGGAGCACCCGGGCGCGCGACTGCTGTTTATCGGTTCGTTCCGCCACTTCCCGAATCGCGTGGCGCTGCGGTTCCTGCTGGAGGGAGTGTGGCCGCGGATCGCGGAGGAGTTCCCCGAAGCGGAACTGACGGTGGTGGCGGGCCCGGACGCGGCGATGCATTGGGAGGATCGCGAATTGCCGCGGGCGGAGCGGATGCGGCTCCTTGAGTACGTGGCCGACGTACGGCCGCTCTACGAAGAAACCAACGTGGTGTTTGTGCCGACGCTGGTTTCAGCGGGGACGAACATCAAGGTGCTCGAGGCGATGGCGATGGAGCGGGCGGTGGTTTCGACGTCGAGCGGCTGTGCGGGATTGGGGTTGACCCATGGCGAGAGCGTGTGGATTGCCGACGGCGCCGGCGCATTCGCAGAGGGGACGGCGCGGTTGCTGCGCGATCCCCTGTTGCGGCGGGAACTGGCGGAAGAGGCCCGATTCCTGGCGGTGGAGCGCTTTTCGTGGCGGGCGCTGGGGGGGCGGCAGCGGGCATTGTGGGCGGAATTCGCACGGCCGCCATTGCGGGTGCGGCCGGCGGAAGATCGAGACTTGCCGGCGATCGGAGCGATTCAGGCGGCTTCGCCGGAAGCGGCCCAATGGACTCCGGGTGAGTATCTGCGGTACGAGGCCGTTGTGGCGGAGTTCGAAGGGGAAGCGCGTGGATTTGCGGTACGTCGGGAGACGGCGCCCGGCGAACACGAATTGCTGAACCTGGCGGTTGCCCCGGAATGGCGGGGCCGCGGAGTGGGCCGGCGGCTCTTGGAAGAGTGCGTGTCGCGTAGCGCTGGAGAGATGTTTCTGGAGGTCCGCGAGTCCAATAGCCGGGCGATTGCCCTATACGAGAGCTACGGTTTTCGCCGGACCGGAGTGCGGCCAGCGTACTACGAGAACCCGGTGGAAGCGGGGATTGTCATGCGATTACGGACGTGTTAA